From Solwaraspora sp. WMMD1047, the proteins below share one genomic window:
- a CDS encoding DNA polymerase IV, with amino-acid sequence MGRSQSMRDGAGSAPDPRFGSAADDTGCPILHVDMDAFFAAVEVRHRPELRGRPVVVGGVGPRGVVSSASYEARRYGVRSAMPTARARSLCPGAVFLPPDFSRYAAASRAVMEIFRDVTPLVEPLSLDEAFLDVSGARRLLGRPAEIARLIRERVAGQERITCSVGVAPTKFVAKLGSAWAKPDGLVVVPAGQVLDFLHPLPVAALWGVGERAAETLRRLGLRTVGDLAQAPVGMLRGALGEAAAGHLHELAWGRDPRPVSPEHVEKSIGAEVTFDTDVADQRVIRQSLLALAEKVGVRVRQAGQVGRTVSIKVRFADFRTITRARTLAEPTDVAHEVFETARSLFDTLAPGERIRLIGVRLEGLAAAGSAPRQLTLDAPEHGWREAEAAADAAAARFGRSVVRPASLLGRDDLRRTENQPRP; translated from the coding sequence ATGGGTCGCAGCCAGTCGATGCGCGACGGGGCGGGGAGCGCCCCTGATCCGCGCTTCGGGTCGGCCGCCGACGACACCGGCTGCCCGATCCTGCACGTCGACATGGACGCCTTCTTCGCCGCCGTCGAGGTGCGGCACCGCCCGGAACTGCGCGGCAGGCCCGTCGTGGTCGGCGGAGTCGGGCCGCGCGGGGTGGTCAGCTCCGCCAGCTACGAGGCCCGGCGGTACGGCGTACGCAGCGCGATGCCGACCGCGCGGGCCCGGTCGCTCTGCCCCGGCGCGGTGTTCCTGCCACCGGACTTCAGCCGGTACGCCGCGGCGTCCCGGGCCGTGATGGAGATCTTCCGGGACGTCACACCGCTTGTCGAACCGCTCTCGCTGGACGAGGCGTTCCTCGATGTCTCGGGCGCCCGCCGGCTGCTCGGCCGGCCGGCCGAGATCGCCCGGTTGATCCGGGAGCGGGTCGCCGGGCAGGAGCGGATCACCTGTTCGGTGGGGGTGGCGCCGACCAAGTTCGTGGCCAAGCTCGGCTCGGCCTGGGCCAAGCCCGACGGGCTGGTGGTGGTGCCGGCCGGTCAGGTGCTCGACTTCCTGCACCCGCTGCCGGTGGCCGCGCTCTGGGGGGTGGGGGAGCGGGCCGCCGAGACCCTCCGCCGGCTGGGTCTGCGCACCGTCGGCGACCTGGCCCAGGCGCCGGTCGGCATGCTGCGTGGTGCGCTCGGTGAGGCGGCCGCCGGGCACCTGCACGAGCTGGCCTGGGGTCGGGATCCCCGCCCGGTGAGCCCGGAGCACGTGGAGAAGTCGATCGGCGCCGAGGTCACCTTCGACACCGACGTCGCCGACCAGCGGGTGATCCGGCAATCCCTGCTGGCGCTCGCCGAGAAGGTCGGGGTACGGGTGCGGCAGGCAGGTCAGGTGGGGCGGACGGTGTCGATCAAGGTGCGGTTCGCCGACTTCCGGACCATCACCCGCGCCCGTACCCTCGCCGAGCCGACGGACGTGGCGCATGAGGTGTTCGAGACCGCCCGGTCGTTGTTCGACACGCTCGCCCCCGGTGAGCGGATCCGGCTGATCGGGGTGCGGCTGGAGGGACTCGCGGCGGCCGGCTCGGCGCCGCGTCAGCTCACCCTCGACGCGCCCGAGCACGGTTGGCGGGAGGCGGAGGCCGCGGCCGACGCCGCGGCTGCCCGATTCGGGCGATCCGTGGTGCGTCCAGCGAGCCTGTTGGGGCGCGATGACCTGCGGCGGACGGAAAATCAACCCCGACCGTAG
- a CDS encoding DUF3488 and transglutaminase-like domain-containing protein: protein MRGRRHLGFVAAAATLLAAAPLSEIFDRWTWLVQCLLAVALVAGAATLTRTLRGPVWAQLAAMTGALLLALTWMFPSGEELLGLLPGPGTFANFGALATGSVQDMRGYAVPVPDTDPLLFVTVAGVGAVAIVVDLLAVGLRRPALAGLPMLAIYSVPVAVIIDSVSPLPFVVGAAGFLWLLVADNVDRVRHFGRRFTGDGRDVDVWEPSPLAAAGRRLAVLGVAVAVLLPVAMPDMTSGLLNRFNTAAGEGNGRGGAGGGPGRVNLFAALSGELTRGEVRDLVRVTTTEDDPYYLRLAVADDLRPDGFAARNPSGRAVTRDLPNPRAGSRRVSYTQHQATVEVTDDFSMPFLPIYSTPVEMRDVDANWLFDQNMGVVFSNRSQSRGRTYSFDYLRADFTPAVLDDAPPLAGQHPIRRLFTSVPERVREVDELVEELTDGERTEYDKVMAIYSHFSRENGYRYSLSTEGGTSGRDIVDFLTNQVGFCQQYAAAMAWLVRAAGIPARVAFGFTNGSKRTENTYTLTNLNLHAWTEVYFDTVGWVPFDATPAASVAGSTRSAWAPDTDAPDEVTPSAGPTAAPGADPSAGPAGQDEADRGLDEGFTGGTAPTEPGPPRWPWWTAAGLVLLLGLLAVPALRRVLLRRRRQGRTAPTSAPVGAAAAGGPGGPAGPGEASGPGGGRPMAAPAMTVDADPDRIRADAHAAWDELIDTLVDYRLRVDPTETPRATADRLIGAGLATGDSVPAVRLLGAAEERARYARDPLPGGQLGEALRTVRRSISAGAGRRTRLVATVLPPSVLLRWRAATTDGFARLVSVGGLLRDRLLRWSPRRLLAPRPR from the coding sequence ATGAGAGGACGCCGTCACCTGGGATTCGTCGCGGCGGCGGCGACCCTGCTGGCCGCCGCCCCGCTCTCGGAGATCTTCGACCGGTGGACCTGGCTGGTCCAGTGCCTGCTCGCGGTCGCCCTGGTGGCCGGCGCGGCCACCCTGACCCGGACCCTGCGGGGTCCGGTCTGGGCGCAGCTCGCCGCCATGACCGGCGCCCTGCTGCTCGCGCTGACCTGGATGTTCCCCAGCGGCGAGGAGCTGCTCGGCCTGCTGCCCGGGCCGGGCACCTTCGCCAACTTCGGCGCGCTGGCCACCGGCTCGGTCCAGGACATGCGCGGGTACGCCGTACCGGTGCCGGACACCGACCCGCTGCTGTTCGTCACCGTCGCCGGGGTGGGCGCGGTGGCGATCGTGGTCGACCTGCTCGCGGTCGGGCTGCGCCGGCCCGCGCTGGCCGGCCTGCCGATGCTGGCCATCTACTCGGTCCCGGTGGCGGTGATCATCGACAGCGTCTCGCCGCTGCCGTTCGTCGTCGGCGCGGCCGGCTTCCTCTGGCTGCTGGTCGCCGACAACGTGGACCGGGTCCGACACTTCGGGCGGCGGTTCACCGGCGACGGGCGGGACGTGGACGTCTGGGAGCCGTCCCCGCTCGCCGCCGCCGGGCGCCGGCTCGCGGTGCTCGGGGTGGCGGTGGCGGTGCTGCTGCCGGTCGCCATGCCGGACATGACAAGCGGGCTGCTGAACCGGTTCAACACCGCCGCCGGCGAGGGCAACGGCCGGGGCGGCGCGGGCGGCGGGCCCGGCCGGGTGAACCTGTTCGCCGCGCTCAGCGGGGAGCTCACCCGTGGTGAGGTCCGCGACCTGGTCCGGGTCACCACCACCGAGGACGATCCGTACTACCTACGCCTCGCGGTCGCCGACGACCTGCGGCCGGACGGTTTCGCCGCCCGCAACCCCAGCGGCCGGGCGGTCACCCGGGACCTGCCGAACCCCCGGGCCGGCAGCCGCCGGGTGAGCTACACCCAGCACCAGGCGACCGTCGAGGTCACCGACGACTTCAGCATGCCGTTCCTGCCGATCTACAGCACCCCGGTCGAGATGCGCGACGTCGACGCCAACTGGCTGTTCGACCAGAACATGGGGGTCGTCTTCTCCAACCGTTCCCAGTCCCGGGGACGGACCTACTCGTTCGACTACCTCCGCGCCGACTTCACCCCGGCGGTCCTCGACGACGCGCCGCCACTGGCCGGCCAGCACCCGATCCGCCGGCTCTTCACGTCGGTGCCCGAGCGGGTACGCGAGGTCGATGAGCTGGTCGAGGAGCTGACCGACGGTGAGCGGACCGAGTACGACAAGGTGATGGCGATCTACTCCCACTTCTCCCGGGAGAACGGCTACCGCTACAGCCTGAGCACCGAGGGCGGCACCAGCGGCCGGGACATCGTCGACTTCCTCACCAACCAGGTCGGCTTCTGCCAGCAGTACGCCGCCGCGATGGCCTGGCTGGTCCGGGCGGCCGGCATCCCGGCCCGGGTGGCCTTCGGGTTCACCAACGGCAGCAAGCGCACCGAGAACACCTACACCCTGACCAACCTCAACCTGCACGCCTGGACCGAGGTGTACTTCGACACCGTGGGCTGGGTGCCCTTCGACGCGACCCCGGCGGCCAGCGTCGCCGGCTCGACCCGTTCGGCGTGGGCGCCGGACACCGACGCGCCGGACGAGGTGACGCCGTCGGCCGGTCCGACCGCCGCGCCGGGTGCCGACCCGTCGGCCGGCCCGGCCGGGCAGGACGAGGCCGACCGCGGCCTCGACGAGGGGTTCACCGGCGGCACCGCCCCGACCGAGCCGGGTCCGCCCCGCTGGCCGTGGTGGACGGCAGCCGGACTGGTGCTGCTGCTGGGGCTGCTCGCGGTGCCGGCCCTGCGCCGGGTCCTGCTGCGCCGACGTCGGCAGGGTCGCACCGCCCCGACCAGCGCGCCGGTCGGCGCGGCCGCCGCAGGCGGCCCCGGCGGCCCCGCGGGTCCCGGCGAGGCGAGCGGGCCGGGCGGTGGCCGGCCGATGGCCGCCCCGGCGATGACCGTGGACGCGGACCCCGACCGGATCCGGGCCGACGCGCACGCCGCCTGGGACGAGCTGATCGACACCCTTGTCGATTACCGGCTGCGGGTGGATCCGACCGAGACGCCCCGGGCGACCGCCGACCGGCTCATCGGTGCGGGTTTGGCCACCGGTGACTCGGTGCCCGCCGTCCGGCTGCTGGGCGCGGCCGAGGAGCGGGCCAGGTACGCCCGTGATCCGCTGCCCGGCGGCCAACTCGGCGAGGCGCTCCGCACGGTACGCCGGTCGATCTCGGCCGGCGCCGGCCGGCGGACCCGGTTGGTCGCGACGGTGCTGCCACCGTCGGTGCTGCTGCGCTGGCGGGCGGCGACAACGGACGGGTTCGCCCGGCTGGTGTCCGTAGGCGGCCTGCTCCGCGACCGCCTACTGCGCTGGAGCCCACGCCGCCTGCTCGCCCCCCGCCCCCGCTAA
- a CDS encoding DUF58 domain-containing protein: protein MREALRGLSTRGRSFLAAAVAAAISAAILGETDLLRVAVLLAVLPLLAAAYVGRSRYKLACSRSLEPHRVPVGASSRVVLRLQNLSRLPTGTLMLEDRLPYALGSRPRVVLERLGAHQASSVAYTVRADVRGRYEVGPLVVRLTDPFGLCELTRAFPSVDRLTVIPQVTPLPSVRLAGEYAGAGDSRARSVAVHGEDDAATREYRRGDDLRRVHWKSTARTGELMVRREEQPWESRATIVLDTRAYAHRGEGPTASFEWAVSAAASVAVHLRQAGYKLRLVTDTGIDVEATEVGGDGMLLDYLADVRLNQRGDVAQLVDRVRQRTDGGLVIGLLGTLTTAEAEVLAALRGNGATCVGFLVDASTWLNLPAPARAEADHAHGASALALLQAGWRVVGVDHGSRLPALWPQAARGSQGFAWRAVLAETVAGGVK, encoded by the coding sequence GTGCGTGAGGCGCTGCGCGGGCTCTCCACCCGCGGGCGGTCCTTCCTCGCCGCGGCCGTCGCGGCCGCCATCTCGGCGGCCATCCTGGGCGAGACCGACCTGCTCCGGGTCGCCGTGCTGCTGGCCGTCCTGCCGCTGCTGGCCGCGGCCTACGTCGGCCGCAGCCGCTACAAACTCGCCTGCAGCCGCTCGCTGGAACCGCACCGGGTGCCGGTCGGCGCGAGTTCCCGGGTGGTGCTCCGGCTGCAGAACCTGTCCCGGCTGCCGACCGGGACGCTGATGCTGGAGGACCGGCTGCCGTACGCGCTCGGCAGCCGGCCCCGGGTGGTGCTGGAGCGGCTCGGCGCGCACCAGGCCAGCTCGGTGGCGTACACCGTCCGGGCCGACGTGCGGGGCCGCTACGAGGTGGGGCCGCTGGTGGTCCGCCTCACCGACCCGTTCGGCCTCTGCGAACTCACCCGCGCCTTCCCCAGCGTCGACCGGCTCACCGTGATCCCACAGGTCACCCCGCTGCCGTCGGTCCGGCTCGCCGGGGAGTACGCCGGCGCCGGCGACAGCCGCGCCCGGTCGGTCGCGGTGCACGGCGAGGACGACGCGGCGACCCGCGAGTACCGGCGCGGCGACGACCTGCGCCGGGTGCACTGGAAGTCCACCGCCCGCACCGGTGAGCTGATGGTGCGGCGCGAGGAGCAGCCCTGGGAGAGCCGGGCCACCATCGTGCTGGACACCCGGGCGTACGCGCACCGCGGCGAGGGTCCGACCGCCAGCTTCGAGTGGGCGGTGTCGGCGGCCGCCAGCGTCGCCGTCCACCTGCGGCAGGCCGGCTACAAGCTGCGGCTGGTGACCGACACCGGGATCGACGTGGAGGCGACCGAGGTCGGCGGCGACGGGATGCTGCTCGACTACCTCGCCGACGTCCGGCTCAACCAACGCGGCGACGTGGCGCAACTGGTGGACCGGGTCCGGCAGCGCACCGACGGCGGCCTGGTCATCGGGCTGCTCGGCACCCTCACCACGGCCGAGGCCGAGGTGTTGGCGGCGCTGCGCGGCAACGGTGCGACCTGCGTCGGTTTCCTGGTGGACGCGTCGACCTGGCTCAACCTGCCGGCCCCGGCCCGGGCCGAGGCCGACCACGCGCACGGGGCGTCGGCGCTGGCTCTGCTGCAGGCCGGTTGGCGGGTGGTCGGCGTCGACCACGGCAGCAGGCTGCCGGCGCTGTGGCCACAGGCGGCCCGGGGGTCGCAGGGTTTCGCCTGGCGGGCGGTGCTGGCCGAGACCGTGGCCGGTGGGGTGAAATGA
- a CDS encoding MoxR family ATPase, with amino-acid sequence MTQQTWDELGGALPHAEFRAASDAIVANIEQVIEGKTATVRLALAVLLAEGHLLIEDVPGVGKTKLAKALARSIDCSVRRIQFTPDLLPSDVTGVSVYNQETHDFEFRPGAVFANLVVGDEINRASPKTQSALLECMEERQVTVDGTTYELQTPFMVIATQNPIEMEGTYPLPEAQRDRFTARIAMGYPDAGAELAMLDVHGGRDPIYALRPVSDAGTVRRLIATVRDVHVADVVKQYAVDLVTATRESPELRLGASPRASLQLLRTARAVAALEGRDYVLPDDLQALAVPVLAHRVIPTGEAQMARRTTDAVISDLVHRLALPHDRQRSPYDTRPPAPGDSRSQYEPRRR; translated from the coding sequence GTGACACAACAGACCTGGGACGAGCTGGGTGGGGCGCTGCCGCACGCCGAGTTCCGTGCCGCCAGCGACGCCATCGTGGCCAACATCGAGCAGGTCATCGAGGGCAAGACCGCCACGGTACGACTCGCGCTCGCCGTCCTGCTCGCCGAAGGCCACCTGCTCATCGAGGACGTCCCCGGGGTCGGCAAGACCAAGCTCGCGAAGGCGCTGGCCCGCTCGATCGACTGCTCGGTCCGGCGGATCCAGTTCACCCCCGACCTGCTGCCCAGCGACGTCACCGGGGTGAGCGTCTACAACCAGGAGACCCACGACTTCGAGTTCCGGCCGGGCGCGGTCTTCGCCAACCTGGTGGTCGGCGACGAGATCAACCGCGCCTCGCCGAAGACCCAGTCGGCGCTGCTGGAGTGCATGGAGGAGCGGCAGGTCACCGTCGACGGCACCACCTACGAACTGCAGACGCCGTTCATGGTGATCGCGACCCAGAACCCGATCGAGATGGAGGGCACCTACCCGCTGCCCGAGGCGCAGCGGGACCGGTTCACCGCCCGGATCGCGATGGGCTACCCCGACGCCGGAGCCGAGCTGGCCATGCTCGACGTCCACGGCGGGCGGGACCCGATCTACGCGTTGCGGCCGGTCTCCGACGCCGGAACGGTGCGCCGGCTGATCGCCACCGTGCGCGACGTGCACGTCGCCGACGTGGTCAAGCAGTACGCCGTCGACCTGGTCACCGCCACCCGCGAGTCCCCCGAACTGCGGCTCGGCGCCTCCCCCCGGGCCAGCCTGCAACTGCTGCGCACCGCCCGCGCGGTGGCCGCCCTGGAGGGCCGGGACTACGTGCTGCCGGACGATCTGCAGGCACTGGCCGTGCCGGTACTCGCCCACCGGGTCATCCCGACCGGCGAAGCCCAGATGGCCCGGCGTACCACCGACGCGGTCATCTCCGATCTGGTGCACCGGCTCGCCCTGCCGCACGACCGGCAGCGCTCGCCGTACGACACCCGACCACCGGCCCCCGGTGACAGTCGATCCCAGTACGAGCCCCGGAGGCGATGA
- the mbhE gene encoding hydrogen gas-evolving membrane-bound hydrogenase subunit E, with the protein MILPVVFVLLGGLAATAPLLARRWGRAAGYPLAAGYLLAVGLLAGQLPGVLAGGVVEVSWRWLPALGVSAGLRLDGLAMVFAMLVLGVGTLIMAYCPRYLHVDRDHASLYLLLTLFTVAMLGLILAADLLLLCVFWELTSLLSFALISHAGPAARQPAIRALLVTVAGGLALLAAVALLAATYGTTELDRILADPARLTDSPMVWPVGALLVVAAFSKSAQLPFHFWLPNAMVAITPVSAYLHAATMVKAGIYLLMRCTPLFAEESGWRLTLAAVGLATALFGAFLALRQDDLKALLAYSTVSQLGLLVSVIGIGTPLALEAALLHTIAHALFKATLFMLVGIIDREAGSRDLRQLSGLARVMPVTTVLTGLAAMSMAGLPPLIGFVSKEVIFEALGEANHWWAPVAATLAVTASVLTFAYGTRIMYAFSGPIRQDNLYEPALPFLAPAGVAALLGLVLGPGVWVLSTLIERATLDARPGGRPVELALWHGFTPALWLSLTTIALGTVLFLARRTVNPIVKAAPTSTPVERAFDRAHAGLLRFGTLVGRPDRRSGPQPYLLRPVLALIVLGAVAVATLGRLTPWPGGTSRPGDWPLVGLLALAVGALMFARSALAAVALAGLVGLIMSVWFVTAGAPDVALTLLLVEVLTAVLAMLVLRGLPARLPTTPRRRGVVLAATVGVAAGLAAAYLTAALTGRAGLSEPGRYFLTNAAAQVGGENVVNTILVDFRALDTLGEAVVLASVALGLGTLLRPAPDGTRGRAAAAPGGAPGHDTADPGGAVERPGKAAVDIVLWFAYRALTPVMLAVSGFLFLRGHDEPGGGFIAALVAGTALGLGQLAFPGSRAPLLGRVRARPLLATGLLLAVLTGLGATVRAEPFLSPVSLRWPGSAGPSVSGALLFDLGVYLLVLGLIAASTHQLGTPPGRHGPAPDPMPATPGPTVPAGPGAAGR; encoded by the coding sequence ATGATCCTGCCGGTCGTCTTCGTGCTGCTGGGTGGGCTGGCGGCTACCGCGCCGCTGCTCGCCCGGCGCTGGGGGCGCGCCGCCGGTTACCCGCTCGCCGCCGGCTACCTGCTGGCCGTGGGATTGCTGGCCGGTCAACTACCCGGCGTGCTCGCCGGCGGCGTGGTCGAGGTCTCCTGGCGCTGGCTGCCAGCCCTCGGGGTCTCCGCCGGCCTGCGACTGGACGGCCTGGCGATGGTCTTCGCCATGCTGGTCCTCGGCGTCGGCACCCTGATCATGGCGTACTGCCCGCGCTACCTGCATGTCGACCGCGATCACGCGAGTCTCTACCTGCTGCTCACCCTCTTCACCGTCGCGATGCTGGGGCTGATCCTCGCCGCCGACCTGCTCCTGCTCTGCGTGTTCTGGGAGCTGACCTCCCTGCTCTCCTTCGCCCTGATCAGCCACGCCGGCCCGGCCGCCCGCCAACCGGCGATCCGGGCGCTGCTGGTGACCGTGGCGGGCGGCCTGGCGCTGCTGGCCGCGGTGGCGCTGCTGGCCGCCACCTACGGCACCACCGAACTCGACCGGATCCTGGCCGACCCCGCCCGACTGACCGACTCGCCGATGGTCTGGCCGGTCGGCGCCCTGCTGGTGGTGGCCGCCTTCAGCAAGTCCGCCCAGCTGCCGTTCCATTTCTGGCTGCCCAACGCGATGGTCGCCATCACCCCGGTGAGCGCCTACCTGCACGCCGCGACGATGGTGAAGGCCGGCATCTACCTGCTGATGCGCTGCACCCCGCTGTTCGCCGAGGAGAGCGGCTGGCGGTTGACGCTGGCCGCTGTCGGTCTGGCGACCGCGCTCTTCGGTGCCTTCCTCGCGCTTCGCCAGGACGACCTGAAGGCGCTGCTGGCGTACTCCACCGTCAGCCAGCTCGGCCTGCTGGTGTCGGTGATCGGCATCGGCACGCCGCTCGCGCTGGAGGCGGCCCTGCTGCACACCATCGCCCACGCCCTGTTCAAGGCCACCCTCTTCATGCTCGTCGGCATCATCGACCGGGAGGCCGGCAGCCGGGACCTGCGACAGCTCTCCGGGCTCGCCCGGGTGATGCCGGTGACGACCGTGCTCACCGGGCTCGCCGCGATGTCGATGGCCGGCCTGCCCCCACTGATCGGGTTCGTCAGCAAAGAGGTGATCTTCGAGGCGCTGGGCGAGGCGAACCACTGGTGGGCGCCGGTGGCGGCGACGTTGGCGGTCACGGCCTCGGTGCTGACCTTCGCCTACGGCACCCGGATCATGTACGCGTTCAGCGGCCCGATCCGCCAGGACAACCTGTACGAGCCGGCCCTGCCCTTCCTGGCCCCGGCCGGGGTGGCGGCCCTGCTCGGACTCGTGCTCGGGCCCGGCGTCTGGGTACTCAGCACCCTGATCGAACGGGCCACCCTCGACGCCCGGCCCGGTGGCCGCCCGGTGGAGCTGGCGCTCTGGCACGGATTCACCCCGGCGCTGTGGCTGTCGCTGACCACCATCGCCCTGGGCACGGTGCTCTTCCTGGCCCGGCGCACGGTCAACCCGATCGTCAAGGCCGCACCCACCTCGACGCCGGTCGAGCGGGCCTTCGACCGCGCCCACGCCGGCCTGCTGCGGTTCGGGACGCTGGTGGGTCGGCCGGACCGGCGGTCCGGACCCCAGCCGTACCTGCTCCGGCCGGTCCTGGCACTGATCGTGCTGGGCGCGGTCGCGGTGGCCACCCTGGGCCGGCTGACGCCGTGGCCGGGCGGCACCAGCCGGCCGGGCGACTGGCCGCTGGTCGGGCTGCTCGCGCTCGCCGTCGGCGCATTGATGTTCGCTCGTTCCGCGCTGGCCGCGGTCGCGCTCGCCGGCCTGGTCGGCCTGATCATGTCGGTGTGGTTCGTCACCGCCGGCGCGCCGGACGTCGCGCTCACGCTGCTGCTGGTCGAGGTGTTGACCGCGGTGCTGGCGATGCTCGTCCTGCGCGGCCTGCCGGCCCGGCTGCCGACCACGCCGCGGCGTCGTGGCGTCGTGCTCGCCGCGACGGTGGGAGTCGCGGCTGGCCTGGCCGCGGCGTACCTCACCGCCGCCCTGACCGGCCGGGCGGGTCTGTCCGAACCGGGCCGCTACTTCCTGACCAACGCCGCGGCGCAGGTCGGCGGCGAGAACGTGGTCAACACCATCCTCGTCGACTTCCGGGCCCTGGACACGCTCGGCGAGGCCGTGGTGCTCGCCTCGGTGGCACTCGGTCTGGGCACACTGCTGCGGCCCGCGCCCGACGGAACGCGCGGCCGCGCCGCCGCCGCTCCGGGCGGAGCTCCCGGGCACGACACCGCTGACCCGGGCGGAGCCGTCGAGCGGCCCGGGAAGGCTGCCGTCGACATCGTGCTCTGGTTCGCCTACCGGGCCCTCACCCCGGTCATGCTCGCGGTCTCCGGCTTCCTCTTCCTGCGTGGACACGACGAGCCCGGTGGCGGATTCATCGCCGCGCTGGTCGCCGGGACCGCGCTCGGACTGGGCCAACTGGCCTTCCCCGGATCGCGGGCACCCCTGCTCGGCCGGGTCCGCGCCCGGCCGCTGCTGGCGACCGGGCTGCTGCTCGCGGTGCTGACCGGGCTGGGCGCGACGGTGCGGGCCGAGCCCTTCCTGTCCCCGGTGTCGCTGCGCTGGCCGGGGTCGGCCGGCCCGTCGGTCTCCGGGGCGCTCCTCTTCGACCTCGGCGTCTACCTGCTCGTGCTCGGCCTGATCGCGGCGTCGACGCACCAACTCGGCACGCCACCGGGCCGGCACGGGCCGGCCCCGGATCCGATGCCGGCGACGCCCGGGCCGACGGTGCCGGCCGGTCCCGGGGCGGCGGGCCGATGA
- a CDS encoding aldo/keto reductase, whose protein sequence is MRTVELGRTGEQVSQLSLGCMLMGTQTDEQASFEMLDRYLAAGGGFLDTADCYAWWTGQDRRGGESETVLGRWFARSGRRDDVFLATKGSAAVTGLDRVWADPTEPDWEVARRQFAGAGADTLRHALDGSLRRLGTDHVDLYYVHVDDRSTPLEETLAALAGLVAAGKARHIGWSNVRTWRLERIRQLCERNGWPAPVAVQQQHSYLRRRAGLSHVSIVDDEQLDYLRTHDDLTLVAYSPILKGIYDDPAKRQGHWAMEPYDGPDAQARIAVLTEVAAEVGVTPNQLVLAWLLHQGAPTMIPLIGPRTLDQFDAALPALDVKLTAEQLTRLDAAGA, encoded by the coding sequence ATGAGGACGGTGGAACTCGGCCGCACCGGTGAACAGGTCAGCCAGCTCTCCCTCGGCTGCATGCTGATGGGCACCCAGACCGACGAGCAGGCGTCGTTCGAGATGCTCGACCGCTATCTGGCCGCCGGCGGCGGCTTCCTGGACACCGCCGACTGCTACGCGTGGTGGACCGGCCAGGACCGCCGGGGCGGGGAGAGCGAGACGGTGCTCGGACGCTGGTTCGCCCGCTCCGGTCGGCGCGACGACGTCTTCCTGGCCACCAAGGGCAGCGCGGCGGTCACCGGCCTGGACCGGGTCTGGGCGGACCCGACGGAACCGGACTGGGAGGTCGCCCGGCGGCAGTTCGCCGGGGCTGGCGCCGACACCCTGCGGCACGCCCTGGACGGCAGCCTGCGCCGGCTCGGCACCGACCACGTCGACCTGTACTACGTGCACGTCGACGACCGGTCCACGCCGCTGGAGGAGACGCTGGCGGCGCTGGCCGGGCTGGTGGCGGCCGGCAAGGCCCGCCACATCGGCTGGTCGAACGTGCGCACCTGGCGGCTGGAGCGGATCCGCCAGCTCTGCGAGCGCAACGGCTGGCCGGCGCCGGTGGCCGTGCAGCAGCAGCACAGCTACCTGCGCCGCCGGGCCGGGCTGTCACACGTGTCCATCGTGGACGACGAGCAGCTGGACTACCTGCGCACGCACGACGACCTGACCCTGGTGGCGTACTCGCCGATCCTGAAGGGGATCTACGACGACCCGGCCAAGCGGCAGGGGCACTGGGCGATGGAGCCGTACGACGGGCCGGACGCGCAGGCCCGGATCGCCGTGCTGACCGAGGTGGCCGCCGAGGTCGGCGTCACCCCCAACCAGCTGGTGCTGGCCTGGCTGCTGCACCAGGGCGCGCCGACGATGATCCCGCTGATCGGGCCACGCACGCTCGACCAGTTCGACGCGGCGCTGCCGGCGCTGGACGTCAAGCTGACCGCGGAGCAGCTGACCCGGCTGGACGCGGCCGGCGCCTGA
- a CDS encoding DUF3040 domain-containing protein translates to MPLSEHEQRLFEQIEQSLAEDPKFASAVRASDPRFHARRRLLVAASIVIAGLALVVYGTVSKTPLLGVAGFVVMLGAAAFAMKSHRKAQTPDLHVVGGTTSRRTRGRRLSLVDRLEERWRRRPEGHR, encoded by the coding sequence GTGCCGCTCTCGGAGCACGAGCAGCGGCTGTTCGAGCAGATCGAGCAGTCGCTTGCCGAGGACCCCAAATTCGCCTCGGCTGTGCGTGCCAGCGATCCGCGTTTCCATGCGCGACGTCGCCTGCTCGTCGCTGCCAGCATCGTCATCGCTGGCCTTGCATTGGTTGTCTACGGCACGGTGAGCAAGACGCCGTTGCTCGGCGTGGCGGGATTCGTCGTCATGCTCGGCGCGGCCGCGTTCGCGATGAAGTCGCACCGCAAGGCCCAGACACCGGACCTGCACGTGGTCGGCGGCACCACCAGCCGTCGCACCCGCGGCAGACGGCTGTCGCTGGTCGACCGGCTGGAGGAGAGGTGGCGTCGGCGGCCGGAAGGCCACCGCTGA